From the Methanobacterium sp. genome, the window CTCAGGCAAACAAGATGGTTTCATCTCAGGCACATCTTTTTTTCCAAGGGGCACTGTGCCACCAAGATGCCCCCCATTATGAACTCCCCTAACAAAAGGACCAGAAACACCAGCGCCTTCCATAACTTCCTTGGCCTGTTTTATTGCAATATGCAGCCGATCATGGTCGTGTTCAGTGAGTGACTTTCTAATTTTACCATCAGCACAAACCTTACCTTTTTCTGTATCAGCTAATTTTACCATTAAACCAACCCTGTCTTCTATTTTAACATTCCTCCAGGGCTTATGGAAAAAATGAGATAAAATATCAGGATATGGGGAGAGAATATAATCTTTATGTGAGGTATACCATGCCATGGGTGGTTCTTCAATCTGCCGCGCACCAGGTAAAACTCCACCTAAAGTTAAAACAATATCTGCCCATAAATTATCCTCTGCTTTTAGTCCAGAGTTTTTAAGTATCTGGGCAGTTCCAATAGCTCCAGCCGAGAGAATAATCACATCAGCCATATATCTTGTTTTCCTACCACCTGATTGTACTATAACTCCAGTTGCTTTTCTATCCTCTAAAATTACTTTGATAACTGGAGATCTGCATTTAAGAACTGCACCTTTCTGGACTGCTTCTTTAAGGAATTTAGTAGAATCCCAACGCGCCCCACGATCACAACCCAACTCACATAGGCCACAAAATTGGCAACGACTAATTTTAACAGCTTTAGGTGTTGGTTGGGGGTTCAAACCCATATTTTCGGCTGATCGATACATTTTTCGTGTCACAGGCCTCCAAACGTCCATAGGAATGGGTTTTGGGTCAATTTCATCTAATAATTCATCATATTCTCTAGTTAAATCCAATCCTATCTCTTTTAAACCTCGATCTGCTCTCACCAGATTCCCACAAGATAACACTGTGGAACCACCAGTTGTAAGTCCCCTTACCAGTATTAGTTCCGGGGATGATTGTTGCATGTTCATTGGTGGGAAAAAATGTTTAAAAGTTTTTCCACCTCCAAGAAGTCCGAAACGGCGAAGAGGTTCAGCCCAGGATAAGTGTCGGGTGAATGGTTTGAAAGGGGATCCAGCTTCCAATATTAATACTTCAAAACCACTAGATTGAAGTTCACGCGCTGCAGTAGCCCCTCCAGCACCACTACCCACAACTATGGCTTTCATTTAGCATCATCCTCAAATTGGATTGATGCCATACAACAGGAAGCCCCATCTGTCATACGTTCAGTGAAATTCATTTTAATATGTGGGTTTAATCCCTGCACTACACCTTCATCAGCACCACTTAGAACCTTACAAGTATCACTGGTGTAATATTTAGATAAACTACAGTGATTAACCACCAGGAACATGCCATTTTCATATTCTTTTACACGGAACTCTATTCCCAACACTTTATACAGTATCTTGGCAGCAGTGATCAGATCTTCTAAGCTATTTCCCACTCCCAAAAGTTTCCTGAATTTCTTTCCCAATAACAAACCTTCATTAAACATGGTTTTGTACCCTAGTTCCATTGCATGTTCATGACCTAAAGCTTTGATCAACTCTTCCGTCTTTTCATTATGTATGATGGCCATATCTCTTCTTCTATCCTCAATATTCCCGGTTAAAACTATGGCTGATGCTTTGTCACATTTTGCATCAGAATTTTCTGAATCATCTAATAACTTATCCAAGCCGGAAATGGTGTATTTAGCCAATTCATCTAACCCTTTCTTTTGAAACTTTTTTGGCGTCCACCAAGATAAAAACCGTAATTTAAATCCCATCATCTACCTCCTCATGGCCAAAATGTAAAATAAGGTTTTCTGGCTTTTTAAGGTAGTTATTGGGATTTTTAATGTAAATTGAATCAATCACATTCTGATAACGTTTGGTTATGATCTTTCTTTTAAGTTTCATATTAGCAGTTAACTCCCCTCCATTAATGGAAAGATCATCAGAAAGAATAACCCATTTTTTAACTTGTTCAGGGTGTGAAAGATGATTGTTAAATTCATTGATGCTCTTAGATATTTTTTCAGGGTTGTAATCACTATCTGCCCATAAAAGACTACTTAAGTAAGGTTTACCTTCGCCCACCAGCATCACTTCATTAACACCAGGAGTATCACGCAGCAAAGCCTCTATACGGAGGGGATCAATACTTTTACCATATGAATTGATTATTAGTTCTTTTTTCCTACCAGTAATTACCAAGCTCCCTTCAGATGTTAAATATCCAAGATCACCAGTTTTCAGCCACCCATCCTCCATGGGTGGGTTGGAATCTGTTTTGAAGTAACCTAGAGTTACTTGGGGTCCTTTTACCAATATTTCTCCATCTTCATCTGTCCTTATCTTGGTTTCAGGGAGAGGTTCACCAACAGTACCTATCTTGTTTTTCCCTTTACGATTAAGGGTTACCAGAGGTGCTTCAGTCAATCCATATGCGTTATGGATCTCTATCCCAAAATCATGGTAATCATTGATCATTTGGGAGCTTGAGGTGGCAGAGCCTACAATAAGTTGTGCACAATGGTTAAGCCCGGCTTTTCT encodes:
- a CDS encoding GMC family oxidoreductase, translating into MKAIVVGSGAGGATAARELQSSGFEVLILEAGSPFKPFTRHLSWAEPLRRFGLLGGGKTFKHFFPPMNMQQSSPELILVRGLTTGGSTVLSCGNLVRADRGLKEIGLDLTREYDELLDEIDPKPIPMDVWRPVTRKMYRSAENMGLNPQPTPKAVKISRCQFCGLCELGCDRGARWDSTKFLKEAVQKGAVLKCRSPVIKVILEDRKATGVIVQSGGRKTRYMADVIILSAGAIGTAQILKNSGLKAEDNLWADIVLTLGGVLPGARQIEEPPMAWYTSHKDYILSPYPDILSHFFHKPWRNVKIEDRVGLMVKLADTEKGKVCADGKIRKSLTEHDHDRLHIAIKQAKEVMEGAGVSGPFVRGVHNGGHLGGTVPLGKKDVPEMKPSCLPEGLWVADLSLAPKSQGLPTILLTAALALRVSRQIGY
- a CDS encoding L-2-amino-thiazoline-4-carboxylic acid hydrolase, whose product is MGFKLRFLSWWTPKKFQKKGLDELAKYTISGLDKLLDDSENSDAKCDKASAIVLTGNIEDRRRDMAIIHNEKTEELIKALGHEHAMELGYKTMFNEGLLLGKKFRKLLGVGNSLEDLITAAKILYKVLGIEFRVKEYENGMFLVVNHCSLSKYYTSDTCKVLSGADEGVVQGLNPHIKMNFTERMTDGASCCMASIQFEDDAK